CCACAGAGTAAGAGCAGTTAGAGAAAGCCCCTTCTGCAGAGcacagaaagaagaagagagacgaCCTTGGTCCTTCCTTGTCGACGCAGAAACCCAAAACCCCAACACAACTCAAGAAACCCAAATGACGATAAAGAGAACCCAGAATTTTCGCAGTGCAAAATCAAGACAAACGCAGCTCGAACAAGAAAAAGGGGCTACGGAAGTACCCACTTCTTTGTCACAGCAAAATACAAGGAGAACTCGTCATTCAGTTAAGATAATCAGATCTGGGAAAgtggaagaaaggaaaaggaaattcgGGGCAAAAATTGTTGGAAGATGTCGAGGCTCAGATTCACCTTAGATCAGACAACTGAAAGGAACCCCGCCATGGCTGCGACCGGTTCTGGCCGCCCCGCCAAGATACGGTCGGCTCTCGGTGCCTGCCCggtttcattttctctctcctccgtaTTCTTGCGAATCATCACggcctcttctcttttttttttttttcacgggtTCTCGTTCTTTTTTCACACTGGAATCCGCAATCAatcgcggaggaggaggaggatgttgGTGTGGAAGTTCAGGGAAGTTGTCCAAGAAAgaacatgatgatgatgatgacgacgatgaagattaggaggaaaatgaaagcgaAGCATGAGCAAAAGCAGAAGCATTTCCAATGATCTTTTAGGGCGCGCACGACAACACTTCTGAACTAGCATTTCCAGTTACCTTTCTCGGCCTCggcttctcctcttcttccttcttttttttttttctctctttatcaAAAACAAAGAGACCCGAAAGGCCAAAAACCCGGATCTGGGGGGATTTTGATTAGATGAGTGAGGCTCAGATGTGAATACGCTTCTTTGTcaggcaaaaaagaagaaacttggaACCCCGCCATGGCTGCGACGCGCACGAGCTCCAGACGCGGTCGCTATGCCAAGATACGGACGGTTCTCTGAAGCCTGAagattgttttctcttttcagtAATCTTCATCGCCTCGCACAgcttaccttttttttctttgatgtttggaGCAAAAGAATGTATCAAACCAGAGAAACGCATCTATCTCTCTgtctgtatatatatatgtatgcatgCATGTATAAGCCAAGCGTAGATAGCCATGAAAGTGCATCCTTTCGGTCTTCATCCGAAAATGGTAGATGAAAACCCTTTTatcgaaacaaacggagcctgagTCTGGTACAGTATTTTCCCCGAGAAAAACACAGAGTGCGTGTGTTTGAGCGACCGAGAAGCGAAAGGGAAGAGATCGTCGACTTCGCTGCCGATCGGAGAAGGGGCAAACCTCCGGTCGGAGGCCGCCGTGCCTCTCCGAGAGCAAAGCCGAGTCTGCCTCGGCttcataactctctctctctctctctctctctgtctttgttCCGATGTGTGGCATTGCCCATTTTGAGTTCCCAAATCACTGTACCCGAAATTACGAAAACAGCCCCAGCTACAGGAGTGGTTTTGGTGAACGCATGCAAGTTGGTTAGTGtctcttttgagaaaatcgTACGGTCCTATACCCCTTAGTGTAATTTCGAAACGGACAACCTCAAAAGCCGTGAcctttcttcattttcaaggATTCCTCCGTCTCGTGCAGGTCAGAAACCCCACTCAATGTTCCCCACCCGGAGCCCATCAAGCATTTACTACTTCTGGTGTCTTCTtcaaaacaagaaagataattactttttttttttatggaaaatgaagaaaatcttgttttacttttGAGTTTTGACAATTGAAGGACAATTTGTTGAAGAAATGATAATTTAACTCTTGAAAGAAAGCGAATCTGTCGATCCCAACAAAAATGGGAAAGAGACAGATGAATCCTCAAGATCCCGACCGCCGATCCAAGATGCCACGACCGGCGAAACAGATCAACCGGCAATCTCGAGGTCTCATACAGAGATCCCCCAAATCTCTGCCCGACCAAAACAGAAAGGTcggccaaaaacaaaaggaggacACCGCTTGATCTTcgaagcaagaaaaagaacgGATCTTGGAGGCTCAGACAAGAGTTTCATAAATTATCAGGCAAAAACTGGACAAAAGTTGGAACCCCGCCATGGCTGCGACACGCCCCCAGAATCGCCATGCCAAGATACGGACAGTTctccaagaaaaaaagaaaagcctgAATCCGCACAACTCATTCCTCATCGCCTCATCATCACTTTACCTTTATGACATCGAATGTGCGGGGGCGATTTCTCGCGAAGATCGAGCAAATGTTTCTGGTTTCTCCTGCTGCAATGCAGTATTGCTGCGTGTGTATgtatatgtgtgtatgtatgtcTGTAGATACAGAGACAGAGAAGACTTTGGTCAGTATGACTCCCCAGACGGAGAAAGAGGGACAGATCCTTCACTTCACTGCCGATCGGAGAGGGGCAACCGCCGGCCGGCGGCCGCCGTGCCTCCCCGAGAGCAAAACCTCGATCTCCAGTCTCTCGAGTtccattattattgttattattatcaaGTATTATATGAAGCGAGGTCAGAGAGAGAAAGGCTGAGAAATTGTTAAATGAGTATACATGGCTTTACCCTTTTGAGGTTTGGGCTTATGTAATATGATGGGCTGGGCTTTGTGTAAATTTATATAAATACAAACATTTTCCATTATGTATTGTAACGGGGAATATAAATTAAACCCCGTTTATTACAATTGTCGGGACTAcatttttttggcttttgccATCTATTTTTAGTTCAAGCTCCCTCTTAGAATGAAAAAAAGTTAGGAAATTTGTTCCTCCCAAAATGGGAAGGGGTTGAGGTCATGACTTTAATATGAATGATGGAGtcaatttcattaatatatGTTTGTTATATACCGGACTGGGTTGAGATAAGGTTATATACATTCTAATTATGAGAGCGGGTCGCTCATTATCAACTAAGTTTGCCTTACGTTGTGTCTCGACATTTGCTTCTAACGTCATTGCTTTcttaaaaacaacttcaagtTAATATAGAACTCCCAATTTATTTGACtgtcattttttagaattctaATATTGTATTCATGACCTAAAGGTCAATGGACCGTCTTAGGTAGATAGTTTTCTATGGGGCGTAGGACCTTCAAAAGGTAACGGAGGTGTCAAAAGGTTTTCTCTTATCGGATGAAGATTGGCCCTCGAGTGCAAAGGCAGAAGATAGCTTGATTGTAAGACCCATTAGTCGAGTAGGGATGAAAGTTGTTGGCTTTAGCAATCAGACGGCGCAAAGTTCACATCGATTAGAAAGGTTTGGCACATTGAAGACGGCTTTTCGCCATCAAGAGCTATAATATATTTCGAGGATTGAGCTATTTCCCCTTAAAACGATACGTGAGTTGAATTCCCAATGTTGCAAGATTATTATGTAATTTTTTGCATGTTATTACAAATATTATCGAAAGAAAATAATCTAGGAGAGATTTAAATATTGATTTAACAATTTTATCCTTACCAAACAGCGGCATTTGATTTTGGTAACATGAAAATGACTCGAAAGAATCTTGTTGACTTGGagtcaaaataaaagaaggaaaagttaaAGTTTCTCGGACGGCCCAGCCTTTTTCTGAGTAAAAGAATAAATTCTCGCGTTAGCTTTACAATCTGAAAACGAAAAGCAGTCCCAAGCCCGAGGTCTTCGTCTTCCTCCAGCTAGGGTTGCGAATCATTTCCCTCAATCTCTTCCTCCGTCCTCTTCTTCGTTTTCTTTGACAGGATCGCCCGAGAACAAACGCCGCATCCGGCGATCCAAATCGCGGGCGAGCGGGCGATTTCGGCGACCCTGCTATTGAGTTCCCTGGTTGCCACCACTGCAGCAAGTCCGGGATCCTCTTTGCATTTGGCCGTCGCCTTGGTTGGGAGTGTCTTGACTTCCGGAGTAGTGATATTATGGTAAGTATACGCCACACGTCAAACTCGATTATCGTCTGTAGGTTCGCATGAGCAGCTTGATATGTTTCAAGGAGTTACTTAGATGCTCGGTGCTGCGATGATAGGATCACTCCCCCTTTAACGATTCTCTGGAGCTACTCGAAAATTTTTTTGTAGGAAATATGTCTTCTGTCGGAGTGGTTGTCCAGTTTGCAGCTCGTACACACTTTCGAAATCTGCTCTTTGAATGCTCAGATTTTGGAACCATAGGTCAATTAACAACACTTGGCACGATTTAAAGCCCCAATCGGTTTACAGCTTAGGGGAGAGTCTTGCAATCCAAAGGAACTAGCTACTCGTGCTACTAATCTGAATATCTAAAAGAGTCAGCACTGATGGCATTTCGTGGGTATTACACAATTTCTGAATAAGCGTCGGGCATGCTGAATGCTGATGGTTAGCTCTCCGTGGTTTTCCGTGTAGGCGAACAGGCACACTATCATTCTCATGCAGACTTCTCAAAACAGAGCGAGCAGGACTTTCATGGACTACGGCTCAGTGAGTCAAGCTATGGATGGTATGTATGATAGATATTGCAGTGATATTTCTTGATAGTTCTAACTGCCATTGCTCATCCTTTTATTAGATGAAGAAAAGTGAATAACCTTCCACGagttttttttggtatattttgcTTTCGCATCATCACAGAATCGGCTTTGTCTTGCCAGCATAGGTGTAGATTTTCTTCCGCAATCTCTTTACGAGCAAAGCACGTGCAAGGGATAAGAAACAATAATTTGATTTCGCTTGTCCTAGGATAGGACAAGGCATTGGCTTTACTTTTGCTAGTACTGGCTTATTTGTAATATGACTCTTTTTGTCATCGTTCATTCATCGGCAACTGATTTAATCAACGAGAAGTTCTGAGACTTGGAAAATCTTTTGTTCATACATTGAATGTCTATCATGCCAAGAGTGTGTATCTGCACTTAGAAGTAGAGCTGTGAGTTTGTTGAAACTTCTGGCAGATGGGTTATCTTCCAGCAAGTTAACAACCCATCAAGATGTTACATATTTCTCATACAAGTCGGAAAGATTAGGCTGAAAGATGCTTGTTAGAGCAGTATGATTTCAGGTTTTGTGTACTTCACTGTTCTAAGTGGTAAGTGGGCGAATTTCGCCATCTTGAGTGAAAAGATAAGAATGGCGGATACCTGATTGAAAGAAGGGTCAAGTTTGATCCATTGGTTGGTGTCTAGCATGGCCTGCCCCAGTATTTGCTACAGCCAAAAGAAATGCATGTAAGGATTTAACATGATTGAGAGCAATGCTTAGTGTCAGCTTCCATGATAGAGCTATATTAATTAAGCTTCCACTTTAACAGTTATGCACTGAGCCATAGTCAGTGGAAATATATAGTTTAAACTCACACAGACGTCCTCAAGGAAAGGGCCAATTCCTCTATTTTTTCTCCCAACCCCCCTCCCAACAGATAAAGAAAATTGAGAACATTTCATGACTGTCTATTTTGGTGCTCAAAAATGTGATTATATTGATGGGTTACTTGAGTTAATATCAGAGATATTAGAGGGTTATTCTATAGTTGAATTCTCTCATCATAGGCATTTTTGTGCAGGTATCTGCGGATTATATGAAAGAAAACTCAAGGAGCTAAATCCTGCCATCAGAAACATCACTTACGATATTGCAGATCTTTACAATTTCATAGATGGTCTCACGGACTTGAGTGCTTTAGtgtatatctctctctctctctctctctcccccacatTGTCTCATGCACACGTGCTGTATGCACCATGCAGTATGGTCTCTCATCTGCCTAAAAAAGGATTGAAAATACTTCTTCTGTTGCTGAATTGGGCTTACCTGCTGAAAAGAATTCAAGGATTTTGCATGGAGCAATAGAAGAATTTTAGCTATTACGATATTGTTGCTCCTTGATTTAAGTTTTCATTTAAATCTCTTTTCCTTATAACTTTAGAGGCAGACTTTCTTTTTGTGCTTGTCTTTTGTTTCACCGCTGTTAAGGGTTTTGCTTGTGGATACTTTACTATGTTGGGCCTTCTTTTAGAAGAACCTTCAATTGTGTGCATTGACTATGTGCTCTGCAATAGAAGTGATTGGTTTAATTTGACTTGTCTTGCTGTCCCCATTTTATCTCTGTGTCAGATTTAACATTCTGCCTCTTTCTCCAAGGAGCACAATGCCGCTTCTATTTCAcgaatttatcttgaaaattgtcTTCTTTGAAGACGTGCTGAAGTGCTGGCCACCAGTTAATTCTGAACTTTTGCTAAACTAGGCGAAGTGTTTTCTGGCGGAATACATCCTagaaaatttctcaattatGT
This genomic interval from Rhodamnia argentea isolate NSW1041297 chromosome 4, ASM2092103v1, whole genome shotgun sequence contains the following:
- the LOC115750965 gene encoding enhancer of rudimentary homolog, with the protein product MANRHTIILMQTSQNRASRTFMDYGSVSQAMDGICGLYERKLKELNPAIRNITYDIADLYNFIDGLTDLSALVYDHNIQAYLPYDREWIKQRTFQHLKKLAR